A single Choristoneura fumiferana chromosome 9, NRCan_CFum_1, whole genome shotgun sequence DNA region contains:
- the LOC141431330 gene encoding WSCD family member AGAP003962: MSRRSIFLLAATVVLLYFSLIVFMLSPLHGARQVYYSVGHRYALRGAAGVTWCKEPRYQPAGPSGRAVALASFPGSGNTWLRYLLQQATGIWTGSVYMDFGLKVRGFPAENVTDATVLVVKTHESPPPDQFKAAVLLVRNPRDAILADFNRHLMGHVGTAPISAFKMKSPDRKKSAWAVYVSKNVAAWEALHARWLSRFAGRVLVVLYGALVRDTRQALLDILDFLNHTVPEEDIYCAVVNKEGIYRRRKKLQDFDPFSADMYRAMAAARARVAALITDYYRRHNITDKLPSIGDLLAQ; encoded by the exons ATGTCCCGGCGTTCGATTTTTCTGCTCGCTGCGACGGTGGTACTGCTGTATTTTTCTTTGATAGTGTTTATGCTGAGTCCGCTGCACGGGGCGCGGCAGGTGTACTACTCAGTGGGGCACCGGTACGCGCTGCGGGGTGCGGCCGGCGTCACGTGGTGCAAGGAGCCGCGCTACCAGCCGGCGGGGCCCTCCGGCCGCGCCGTGGCGCTTGCCTCTTTCCCTGGCAGCGGTAACACCTGGCTGCGGTATTTGCTGCAGCAAGCCACAG gcATATGGACTGGTTCAGTGTACATGGACTTTGGCCTCAAAGTCCGTGGTTTCCCAGCTGAGAATGTGACGGATGCCACGGTGCTGGTGGTGAAGACTCACGAATCTCCCCCACCAGACCAGTTTAAGGCAGCTGTCTTGCTAGTCCGTAACCCTAGAGATGCGATTTTG GCCGACTTTAACAGGCACCTCATGGGCCACGTTGGCACAGCACCCATATCAGCATTTAAGATGAAAAGTCCTGATCGCAAAAAATCTG CGTGGGCGGTGTACGTGTCCAAGAACGTGGCGGCGTGGGAGGCCCTGCACGCGCGCTGGCTGTCGCGCTTCGCGGGCCGCGTGCTGGTCGTGCTGTACGGGGCGCTCGTGCGAGACACGCGCCAGGCCTTACTGGACATCCTGGACTTCTTGAACCACACCGTTCCGGAG GAGGACATATACTGCGCGGTGGTAAACAAGGAGGGCATCTACAGGCGAAGGAAGAAGCTGCAGGACTTTGATCCGTTCTCCGCGGACATGTACCGGGCGATggcggcggcgcgtgcgcgcGTGGCTGCCCTCATCACAGACTATTACCGGCGACACAACATCACGGACAAGTTGCCTAGCATAGGAGACTTACTCGCTCAGTAA